CTGATCACCATCCCACGCCGGCGTATGTCGCTCGCTTGCGAGAAGAACTGCCGAAACGATTTCCTGACTGCACGTTCAATTTCGAAGCGGCGGATATCACCAGCCAGATTCTCGACTTCGGCTTGCCGGCGCCCATCGCGGTGCAAGTCGTCGGCGTCAAGCGGCCCGAGAACCTCGTTGTCGCAAAAAAGCTGCGCGACAAGATGAAGAGCATTCCGGGCATTGTGGACGTTCATATTCATCAGATCACGGACTACCCGACACTGCGCCTGGATGTCGATCGCGTCATGGCCTCGGAGCTGGGGCTGACGCAACAGAACGCGACGGGCAGCGTTCTGGTATCGCTGAGCGGCACAAGCCAGGTAACGCCCAATTTTTGGGTGAACCCCGTGAACCGGGTCAATTATGTTTTGGCAGTGCAGACGCCCCCCTATAAGGTTCGCACGGTCGACGATCTGACGAATACGCCGATCGTGAATGGAATCACAAGCACGCCTGCGACCTCACCGCAAGGCAATCTTGCACCGTTACTGCCCGGCGGGCCTGGAACCGGCGCGCCAGGCCAGCAATTACGCGGCCAGGCATTGCAGCCGCCACCACAGCTTCTCAGTAATTTGGCGCAAATGCGCCGCACTGTCTCGGACGCGGTCATCAGTCATTACAACGTGCAGCCTGTCTACGAGGTTTATGCGGACGTTCAAGGCAAGGATCTGGGAGGAGTTGCCGCCGACGTACGGCGAGTGGTCGCCTCGCTCAAGGACGACCTGCCGCGTGGCAGCACCTTCGCTATCCGAGGACAGGTGCAAAGCATGACGAGTTCGTTCCGCGGCCTGGCCCTCGGAATGTTGTTCGCCGTGCTGCTGGTCTATTTCTTGATGGTCGTCAACTTTCAGAGCTGGCTCGATCCCTTCATCATTCTCACGGCGCTACCGGGAGCCTTGGCGGGCATCGTATGGATGCTATTTGTGACGCAAACCACGGTAAGCGTACCCGCATTGATGGGCACGATCATGTGCATCGGCGTGGCGATGTCCAACAGCATCCTGCTGATCACGTTTGCCAACGATCTGCGCCAGGAGGGATATAATGCGGTCGACGCGGCGTACTCCGCCGCCGGCATCCGACTGCGCCCGGTGCTAATGACGGCGTTGGCCATGACGATTGGCATGTTGCCAATGTCGCTGGGGCTCGGCGAGGGGGGAGAGCAAAATGCGCCGCTGGGGCGCGCGGTAATCGGCGGTCTGTTGCTGGCGACCGTCTTTACGCTCGTATTTGTCCCTCTGGCGTACAGTTTGCTGCACCGCGAAAGGCCGCAGTCAGAGGCTGTAGGCGCTCAAGCTGCCGACGTTCACGATCCTCTCGAGCCGCGTAGCGGCGGAAAGGATGCCCCATGATCGCGCCTGAGCCTCGCGACGAACATGCGGTGCGGGATCGGGCGGCTCCGGGAGTGGAGACCGCCACTTCGCAAGCGCCCTCGCCTCGTAAGAAAATGTCGACGATCTGGGTCGTATGCGGTGTCGGCCTGGTCGCCTCGGTCCTGGCGGTACTAGCGATCGCTGCCACGGTGCCGCGTCTCAGGCAGCAGAAGCATTTGCAGGAAGCGGCGACCGATGTAGCCAATAGCGTGCCGCGCGTCTTTGTCGTAACTGCCCGTACCTCCCCGAAGGTCGTCAAGCAGACGCTGCCGGGCAACAGCCAGGCGTATCGCGAGACGGCGCTGTATGCGCGCACCAATGGCTACCTGAAGGAGTGGCTCGTCGACATTGGCGACCGCGTGACCGAGGGGCAGCTGATTGCAACCATCGCCGCTCCGGACCTGGACGATCAACTTGCCCAGGCGAAAGCCAACTTGGAACAGTCGCGGGCCACGCTTCAACTCAATGAGGCAAACGCCAACCTGGCCGAGACAATTCTTTCGCGTTATCTCTCCACCGAGAAATCGGCGACAGGGTCCGTTGCCCAACTGTTGATCGACGAGCAGCGGGCGAGCGTTCTGACGAGCAAGGCCAGCGTGGTCTCGGCGCAAGCGAGCATCGCCGTGAACCAGGCCATGGTGCAACTTTACACCGATCTGCAGGGCTTCGAGAAGATCGTCGCTCCCTTTGCCGGCGTGATAACCGCGCGCAACGTGGATCCCGGTACGCTCGTCACGGCGGATAATCCGAGCGCCACGCGAGAGTTGTTTCACCTGATGCAGACCGATCCGCTGCGTGTCTTCGTCGATGTCCCCCAGACGTTTTCGACGAGCATCACAGTCGGCGAGACGGCCGAGGTCGTCCGCCCCGAACAACCTTCAAAATCGTTCCCGGGAAAGGTGACGCGGACGGCCAATGCGCTCGATCCGAATACCCGCACCCTGCTGACCCAGATCGACGTGCCCAATGCGGACGACGCCCTGCGGCCCGGCATGTACCTGCTGGTGAAGTTTTCCGCCAACCGCGACGTGCCGACCGTCTTGATTCCCAGCGCAGCACTGGCGATCAGCGCCGATGGTCAAGAAGAGGTGGCCGTCTTGGACGCGAACAACAAGGTGCAATATCGCCAGGTACAGCTAGGTCGGGACCACGGGTCAGAACTAGAAGTAGTAAATGGCCTGAGCGGCGGCGAAACCGTGGTGCTTCACCCTGGCGACATGTTGGCCGAGGGGACGGTGGTATCTCCTCAGCCACAGCCCAAGAGTCGATGACGAGGTGCTTTCGTGGGTCGCAAAATTCCGCAACGTTTGTTTGTCCTGTTAACGTCCGCGTTAATGGCTCACGTCTCCGCCACGGACGCTGCCGCCCAATACGCGAGTTTTCAGCAGCGGATCGCGACGCTGCAGCGGCAGAACGCCTATCAGCAACAGCAGGTGGCAATTCAGTTGGCGGTACAACAAACAAACATATTGCTCTTCGACGCCCTGCAACAGAATGTTTCCGGCCAAGAGACGGGGGTCATGCAAACACTCAATTTCCAGCCGCAGGTTAGCGCCCTGCAAACGGCGTTGAATCAAACAACGCTTCTCCAGCAAAGCAACGTCCGGGTGGGCAGCCCTGTGCAATCGCCTTTGCAACAGGCCAGCGCGTTGCAGAATGCGCTGCAGACGACGAGATTTCTGCAAGCCTCGTCGCAGTTTCAAGGAGGCACACTAACCGACCAGCAGATTCAAACCTTGTTCCTGCAAAAGGCAAGTCTCATAGGGTTATTGGCCGCCCCGTCTCCCCAGTTGATCCGACCGACGCCCGGCAGATAGCGGCGGCGTGCGACACGCCGTGCAGCAAACGCGTAAGTGTCTTACTTGGACCTCCGGCGCCGCGCAGCGATCAATAGTCCCAGTGCTCCTGTCGCCACGAGCAACAGGGAGCTCGGTTCTGGCACGGCCAGGGCGTTGGAAACGAAGATCCCCGAGCCACCGCCGCTGTAGACCGCCCAAAAGGCGACCTGGCCATTGTCGCTAAGTCCGTCGGGCCGGCCGTCGGCGTTGCCGCTACCGCCCAAGAACGAGATGCCAAGCACGGTGCGAAAGTCACCGGGTGCGACCTGGATCGTATCGCCGGGGCGAACGATCTCGCGCAATTGACCGGCGCGATCGGTGCCAAATATGCCGGTCGAGTTGTCACTCAGCGTGGCCGTAAACGCCACCTGGCCTGCATCATTCATCGCCAACGTTGGGTAAGGAGTGGGCAAGTTCGGTGAAAAGCTCATGAACGTCAGGTTCGAAAGCGGTGCGACGGGTGCCTGTTGGCCGATTTGTGCAATCAGGTTCAAGTGTCCAGGCAAGCCGGCCCATATCCCGCCGCCGGAATGCATCGGTATCGGGCTACCCGGCTTGTCGACATACGCGGAGAACGCCACTTGGCCTTGGGCATTCACTAACGGGCCAATGAGCGCGGAATTCGTGGGATAATTCGAGAACGCATCGAGACTGAAATTGGTTCCGTTGGGCATTCCCGGAGCTTGCGCGCCGCCTGCCGCGACCAGCGACACGTGCCCCGCAGTGCCGGTCCAGAGGCCCGATCCCGTGGAACTTAGCGATTGATTGACCGCATCGCTGGCAAAGACCACCTGGCCGGCGCCATTAGCGTCGATATTCGCGAACGGAGTGCCAAAAGTTTGGCTTTGCAACGTGACGCCGCTGGCCATGCCCGGCGCCTGGTCACCGATACGTGCTACCAGATTGATGTTACCAGGCGTTCCCGACCAAATGCCACCAAACGCGAAGTTTACACCCGGCCCCTGCAGACCGGCCGTGAACGTCACTTGATCGTTCGCACCGAAAGCGACGGGAGAAAAGGTAATGGGCTGCGAGCCGAATGTCGCCTGAGGCGCAAAGGTAATGCCGGGGCCAACGCCCGGAGCCTGCTGACCGAGCTGAGCGACTACTTGCGGCGCGGAGGGATCCCCGGCCAACAGCGCCGTACCCACCAGCGTCATTGACGTCATATAAGCCACGTGACCGGCGTCATTAAGATAGGGCGATCCAAACGACGATACGGTGCTTTGCGAGTACTGAACGCCCGGCGCCTGACCGGGAACCTGGCCCCCTTCGGCCGCGAACTTCGAAATGTTCGTGGCGGTGCCGGTCCATAGCCCTTCGTCGTTGAAAATCGATATGCCTGTCCCGGTTGAAAAGGCGTCGAACGCCAATTGATTGTTGGCATTGATCGGCACGGGCATCAGCGGCAGCGGCGTAGACGCGTTCGTCGGCGCAAACGAACTGAAGGTCACGGCCGGGGTAAAGTGCGAGTTGTCGATGCGCGCTACGAGCGACACGTTGCCCGGCGTGCCGGACCACAGACCTTGGTCGTTGAGTCCGGAAAAGACGCCTTGCCCGATCAGCGTGCCATAGAAGTCGACGTGCCCTTGCGCGTTGATCGAAGGAGGAACGCCGATCGGGGTGAATGGGGCGGGCGGAAACTGCGCAAAAGTTATGCCGTTCGATGTGCCGGGTGCATTGGCGCCGGAGAGAGCGATCGCTTGCACTGAGGTGTCCGAGAACGCTATCGACTCCATAGCGCAAAGCAGAAACGCACTGTGGAATCCGAATGACGTTAGAAGGATTCGTGTCTTACGAAGAAGCACAGCCCAGACGCAGCCCATGAAATGCCCCTTTGTTTTTTATGGAAGATTCGTCCGCAAGGGTCCTGTGTTTGACCTGCAGGACACTCAGCACAGCGAACGTGGTGGATCGCGCTTGATCGGACGCGGTGCTGAACCCTGGCGAAGAAGTAGCTTGTGAAAATCCGAATCGCCGTCATGAAGAACGGCAGGAGGCTATTCAGAAGTCACGAGCAGGTGTTCCAGGGGCGTTCAGGGGGGCGGAAAGCAATGGCTCCGCCTTGGTGCCGCGATAATAAGCTGGCCCCATAACAGGGTCAATGAAAAACTGCAGGAATCTGGCAGCTCGTCAGGTTTTGGATTCCCGCGGCAGCGACATGGTGTCGTCGGAACGGGGGAAGCCCGGGCAAATCCGTTTCCTGACCATGCTCGTATATCTTGTGACCCGGGGGATCGGCCCGCGTGCAAAGCACCGGGACGAACTGTCGTCGGGGAAATCCGATGACAAACAGGGGATAGCGGCCTCGGGACGCACGCCGACGCGGGGAGAGACTCCCATGCCTAGCCGATTCAGCTTCTTTCCGCCCTCCAATCGCGACGAGCGGATCGCCCGCGCCCGTGACACCTTGGGATTCTGCGAGGCGATGTACCAGATCCATGCCCAAACGGGCGATGCATGGGGATCGGAATTGCTGGTGCTCAAGGCCATGCAGCGCGCCGCTGTCGCCGTCTTCCGCGACGATTGCCATATGTGGGATTGGCAATAGCAAGGCGCCCGTACAGCCAATAGGGCGCTCCTTCTGGGCGGTGGGTGAGTAGCCGGTTCGCGGCGGTTGCACGGAAATCGGCAACCCTGGACTAAATCCGCACGTCCAGCGGTGTCATTTCGAACGCCGATTCGCGCGATTCTGGTTGCCGACGCGCCCCTAGCGCGGATGGAACGCCTTTTGCGACACCAGGTTGCTGGAAAGTAATTTGCCAGCTAATGCGGGAGGGGGCTGCGATTTCGTAGAAAGAACGTAGCCGCCTTTGGCAGAGAAGCCTCGATTAGGGAAAGGGTGGACCATGTACTCCCCACTTCGCGTTTTGCGCTCGTTGGCCGTCGCTTTGTCGTTGGCCATGCTTTGTGTTCCTAGCGTTGCGTTCGCCCGGGGTGGCGGTGGGCATGGCGGCGGTGGCCACGGGGGAGGAGGT
The nucleotide sequence above comes from Pirellulales bacterium. Encoded proteins:
- a CDS encoding PEP-CTERM sorting domain-containing protein, which encodes MQAIALSGANAPGTSNGITFAQFPPAPFTPIGVPPSINAQGHVDFYGTLIGQGVFSGLNDQGLWSGTPGNVSLVARIDNSHFTPAVTFSSFAPTNASTPLPLMPVPINANNQLAFDAFSTGTGISIFNDEGLWTGTATNISKFAAEGGQVPGQAPGVQYSQSTVSSFGSPYLNDAGHVAYMTSMTLVGTALLAGDPSAPQVVAQLGQQAPGVGPGITFAPQATFGSQPITFSPVAFGANDQVTFTAGLQGPGVNFAFGGIWSGTPGNINLVARIGDQAPGMASGVTLQSQTFGTPFANIDANGAGQVVFASDAVNQSLSSTGSGLWTGTAGHVSLVAAGGAQAPGMPNGTNFSLDAFSNYPTNSALIGPLVNAQGQVAFSAYVDKPGSPIPMHSGGGIWAGLPGHLNLIAQIGQQAPVAPLSNLTFMSFSPNLPTPYPTLAMNDAGQVAFTATLSDNSTGIFGTDRAGQLREIVRPGDTIQVAPGDFRTVLGISFLGGSGNADGRPDGLSDNGQVAFWAVYSGGGSGIFVSNALAVPEPSSLLLVATGALGLLIAARRRRSK
- a CDS encoding efflux RND transporter periplasmic adaptor subunit, with translation MIAPEPRDEHAVRDRAAPGVETATSQAPSPRKKMSTIWVVCGVGLVASVLAVLAIAATVPRLRQQKHLQEAATDVANSVPRVFVVTARTSPKVVKQTLPGNSQAYRETALYARTNGYLKEWLVDIGDRVTEGQLIATIAAPDLDDQLAQAKANLEQSRATLQLNEANANLAETILSRYLSTEKSATGSVAQLLIDEQRASVLTSKASVVSAQASIAVNQAMVQLYTDLQGFEKIVAPFAGVITARNVDPGTLVTADNPSATRELFHLMQTDPLRVFVDVPQTFSTSITVGETAEVVRPEQPSKSFPGKVTRTANALDPNTRTLLTQIDVPNADDALRPGMYLLVKFSANRDVPTVLIPSAALAISADGQEEVAVLDANNKVQYRQVQLGRDHGSELEVVNGLSGGETVVLHPGDMLAEGTVVSPQPQPKSR